The following nucleotide sequence is from Candidatus Omnitrophota bacterium.
CTATGTTCTTCACACTGTTAATTACTTGGAATGAATTGATTGATATACTGCGAAATCTTCTTTTTTTGTGCTTCTTTTATTTCGTTAAAAAATATTGCTATGTTAAATCCGCCGGTTGAGTTATCCTCGGTTCTTACTAAAACACCTTTGCATTCAACCGAATAGCTCTTACTGCCTTTACCAGTTGAGACTGGGAGCGTTAGTTTAATAGCCACTTTAGTAAATGGAGGAATATATTTATTAATATGGCAATATGCGCCTACACAGCTGACATTTTGAGTGTCAGTTGTAAAATCATAGCCATTAACCGCTAGATTAATCGGCAAGCGGTGCGATAAACGAGGATGTTCCCTTCGTTCTGATTTTCTTATCTTTGTCATTTTTATTTCTTCTCTTCTTTTCCTTTTTTCAGGAAAGCGCTCCAGCATTTTTTGCTGCAGTAGTATTTGCCGTTACGATAATATCTTTTTGTTTTTTTAATCGGTTTGTTGCAGCTTAAGCAATTAGTCTGCTTCTCTGCTTTTGGTTTTTCTTCTT
It contains:
- a CDS encoding PilZ domain-containing protein — encoded protein: MTKIRKSERREHPRLSHRLPINLAVNGYDFTTDTQNVSCVGAYCHINKYIPPFTKVAIKLTLPVSTGKGSKSYSVECKGVLVRTEDNSTGGFNIAIFFNEIKEAQKKKISQYINQFIPSN